One window from the genome of Streptomyces sp. NBC_00287 encodes:
- a CDS encoding FHA domain-containing protein FhaB/FipA — protein sequence MSELTLTVMRLGFLAVLWLFVIVAVQVIRSDLFGTRVTQRGSRREAGRQQQPARQAAPPQQRQQAAGGGRQRRNAPTKLVVSEGTLTGTTVALQGQTITLGRAHDSTIVLDDDYASSRHARIYPDRDGQWIVEDLGSTNGTYLDRTRLTTPTPIALGAPIRIGKTVIELRK from the coding sequence ATGTCAGAGCTGACCCTCACGGTCATGCGGCTGGGTTTCCTGGCCGTCCTGTGGCTGTTCGTGATCGTGGCCGTGCAGGTCATCCGCAGCGACCTGTTCGGTACGCGCGTCACCCAGCGCGGCTCGCGCCGGGAGGCCGGACGCCAGCAGCAGCCGGCGCGGCAGGCGGCGCCGCCGCAGCAGCGCCAGCAGGCAGCAGGGGGCGGCCGCCAGCGCCGTAACGCCCCCACCAAGCTCGTGGTCTCCGAGGGCACCCTCACCGGCACCACGGTCGCGCTCCAGGGCCAGACCATCACGCTGGGCCGGGCGCACGACAGCACGATCGTGCTGGACGACGACTACGCCTCCAGCCGGCATGCCAGGATCTACCCGGACCGCGACGGCCAGTGGATCGTCGAGGACCTGGGCTCCACCAATGGCACGTATCTCGACCGAACGCGGCTGACGACCCCGACACCGATTGCGCTGGGCGCGCCGATCCGCATCGGCAAGACCGTCATCGAGCTGCGGAAGTAG
- a CDS encoding DUF3662 and FHA domain-containing protein: protein MGVLKKFEQRLEGLVNGTFAKVFKSEVQPVEIAGALQRECDNNATIWNRDRTVVPNDFIVELSAPDFERLSPYSGQLGDELAGMVRDYAKQQRYSFMGPIKVHLEKADDLDTGLYRVRSRTLAGSTDQQGGPPAPAPAGRPGGYGYPPAAAPAAPAGAPPMPSAPPPGGARPGGYGYPQPAGGQRPTAPAAPGRTRYWIEINGTRHQISRATLVLGRSTEADVRIDDPGVSRRHCEIRTGTPSTIQDLGSTNGIVVDGQHTTRATLRDGSRIVVGNTTILYRQAEG, encoded by the coding sequence ATGGGAGTCCTGAAGAAGTTCGAGCAGCGTCTCGAAGGTTTGGTCAACGGCACCTTCGCCAAGGTGTTCAAGTCCGAGGTCCAGCCGGTGGAGATCGCGGGCGCGCTGCAGCGCGAGTGCGACAACAACGCGACCATCTGGAACCGCGACCGCACGGTCGTCCCCAATGACTTCATCGTCGAGCTGAGCGCGCCCGACTTCGAGCGCCTGAGCCCCTACTCCGGGCAGCTCGGCGACGAGCTCGCCGGCATGGTCCGCGACTACGCCAAGCAGCAGCGCTACAGCTTCATGGGCCCCATCAAGGTCCACCTGGAGAAGGCCGACGACCTCGACACCGGCCTGTACCGCGTGCGCAGCCGCACCCTGGCAGGCTCCACCGACCAGCAGGGCGGCCCGCCCGCCCCCGCCCCGGCCGGACGCCCCGGCGGCTACGGCTACCCGCCCGCCGCCGCTCCGGCCGCACCCGCGGGAGCCCCGCCCATGCCGAGCGCACCGCCCCCCGGCGGCGCCCGCCCCGGCGGCTACGGCTACCCGCAGCCCGCGGGCGGCCAGCGCCCCACGGCACCCGCGGCCCCCGGCCGCACCCGCTACTGGATCGAGATCAACGGCACCCGCCATCAGATCTCCCGCGCGACGCTCGTGCTGGGTCGCAGCACCGAGGCCGACGTGCGGATCGACGACCCCGGCGTCTCCCGCCGGCACTGTGAGATCCGGACCGGAACGCCCTCGACGATCCAGGATCTCGGGTCCACCAACGGCATCGTGGTGGACGGGCAGCACACCACCCGCGCTACGCTCCGCGACGGCTCGCGGATCGTCGTGGGCAACACCACCATTCTCTATAGGCAAGCCGAAGGGTGA
- a CDS encoding Stp1/IreP family PP2C-type Ser/Thr phosphatase, giving the protein MYPEPTGEVRMSLSLRFAAGSHKGMIREGNEDSGYAGPRLLAIADGMGGAAAGEVASSEAISTIVALDDDVPGSDILTSLGTAVQRANDQLRSMVEDDPQLEGMGTTLTALLWTGQRLGLVHVGDSRAYLLRDGVLTQITQDHTWVQRLVDEGRITEEEATTHPQRSLLMRALGSGDHVEPDLSIREVRAGDRYLICSDGLSGVVSHQTLEDTLASYQGPQETVQELIQLALRGGGPDNITVIVADVLDLDTGDTLAGQISDQPVVVGAVAENQLQLHDNGIMQTPAGRASGLGRQVPGQGGGGGEFGPPGSGDVTGYINTAGFGDYSDDDFVKPRKGRKWLKRSLYSALALAVLGGGLYGGWRWTQTQYYVGANGEHVALYRGISQDLAWVSLSEVEKDHPEIELKYLPPYQQELVEATIAEGGLDNAQKKIDELALQASACKKQSERQAAESEQNSKTGEGEAGGTTGTTRTSLTSKASPTPNPSGSPSGSASTSPSPSTTAPTPTPGPTLSEEEQKVVSKCGTQ; this is encoded by the coding sequence ATGTACCCGGAGCCGACGGGCGAGGTGCGCATGAGTCTGTCACTGCGCTTCGCCGCCGGATCGCACAAAGGCATGATCCGGGAGGGCAACGAGGACTCCGGATACGCCGGTCCCCGACTGCTCGCCATCGCCGACGGCATGGGCGGCGCGGCCGCGGGCGAGGTCGCCTCCTCCGAGGCGATCTCCACCATCGTCGCCCTCGACGACGACGTCCCCGGCTCCGACATCCTCACCTCGCTCGGTACGGCCGTGCAGCGCGCCAACGACCAGTTGCGCTCGATGGTCGAGGACGACCCGCAGCTGGAGGGCATGGGCACCACGCTCACCGCCCTGCTGTGGACCGGCCAGCGCCTGGGCCTCGTGCACGTCGGCGACTCGCGCGCGTATCTGCTGCGCGACGGTGTGCTGACGCAGATCACCCAGGACCACACCTGGGTGCAGCGCCTGGTCGACGAGGGCCGGATCACCGAAGAGGAAGCGACCACGCACCCGCAGCGCTCCCTGCTGATGCGCGCGCTGGGCAGCGGCGACCATGTCGAGCCCGACCTCTCCATCCGCGAAGTCCGCGCCGGCGACCGCTACTTGATCTGCTCCGACGGCCTCTCCGGCGTGGTCTCCCACCAGACCCTCGAGGACACCCTCGCCAGCTACCAGGGCCCCCAGGAGACCGTGCAGGAGCTCATCCAGCTCGCACTGCGCGGCGGCGGCCCCGACAACATCACCGTGATCGTCGCGGACGTCCTCGACCTGGACACCGGTGACACCCTCGCCGGGCAGATCTCCGACCAGCCCGTCGTGGTCGGAGCCGTCGCCGAGAACCAGCTCCAGCTGCACGACAACGGCATCATGCAGACCCCGGCCGGCCGCGCCTCCGGGCTCGGCCGCCAGGTGCCCGGACAGGGCGGCGGGGGCGGCGAGTTCGGCCCGCCCGGCTCCGGCGACGTCACCGGCTACATCAACACGGCCGGCTTCGGCGACTACAGCGACGACGACTTCGTCAAGCCCCGCAAGGGCCGCAAGTGGCTGAAGAGATCCCTCTACTCCGCACTCGCGCTGGCCGTCCTCGGCGGCGGTCTGTACGGCGGCTGGCGATGGACGCAGACCCAGTACTACGTCGGCGCCAACGGCGAGCATGTCGCCCTGTACCGCGGCATCAGCCAGGACCTCGCCTGGGTCTCGCTGTCGGAGGTGGAGAAGGACCACCCCGAGATCGAACTCAAGTACCTCCCGCCGTACCAGCAGGAACTCGTCGAGGCGACGATCGCCGAGGGCGGACTCGACAACGCCCAGAAGAAGATCGACGAGCTGGCCCTGCAGGCCTCCGCGTGCAAGAAGCAGTCCGAGCGGCAGGCGGCCGAGAGCGAGCAGAACTCCAAGACCGGCGAGGGCGAGGCCGGAGGCACCACGGGAACCACGCGTACCTCCCTCACGTCCAAGGCGTCACCGACACCGAACCCGTCGGGTTCCCCCTCGGGTTCGGCATCGACCTCCCCGTCCCCGTCCACGACCGCACCTACTCCCACTCCCGGCCCCACACTCTCGGAGGAAGAGCAGAAGGTCGTCTCGAAGTGCGGTACGCAGTAG
- a CDS encoding FtsW/RodA/SpoVE family cell cycle protein: MSSTSNPSTHHTSTIGSIGAPSRRNTELALLVFAVVIPVFAYANVGLAMNDEVPTGLLSYGLGLGLLAGVGHLVVRKFAPYADPLMLPLATLLNGLGLVAIWRLDQSELLQSIGQAGSAAPRQLMYTALGIALFVAVLIFLKDHRVLQRYTYISMVGALFLLLLPLVPGLGKNLYGAKIWISVAGFSIQPGEFAKIVLAVFFAGYLMVKRDALALASRRFMGLYLPRGRDLGPILVVWAMSILILVFETDLGTSLLFFGMFVIMLYVATERTSWIVFGLLMSAVGAVGVASFEPHIQQRVDAWLDPMREYMLSRQGVDGHSEQAMQALWAFGSGGTLGTGWGQGHSELIRFAANSDFILATFGEELGLAGVMAVLLIYALIVERGVRTALAARDPFGKLLAIGLSGAFALQVFVVAGGVMGLIPLTGMTMPFLASGGSSVIANWALIGILIRISDTARRPAPAPAPNPDAEMTQVVRPS, encoded by the coding sequence ATGAGCAGTACTTCCAACCCCTCGACGCACCACACGTCCACGATCGGCTCCATCGGCGCCCCGAGCCGACGCAACACCGAGCTCGCGCTGCTGGTGTTCGCCGTCGTCATCCCGGTCTTCGCCTACGCCAACGTGGGTCTTGCGATGAACGACGAGGTGCCGACCGGCCTGCTGAGCTACGGCCTGGGCCTCGGCCTGCTGGCCGGCGTCGGCCATCTCGTGGTGCGGAAGTTCGCGCCGTACGCGGATCCGCTGATGCTGCCGCTGGCAACGCTGCTGAACGGACTCGGGCTCGTCGCCATCTGGCGGCTGGACCAGTCGGAGCTGCTCCAGTCGATCGGCCAGGCCGGCTCGGCCGCACCGCGGCAGCTGATGTACACGGCGCTGGGAATCGCCCTCTTCGTCGCGGTGCTGATCTTCCTCAAGGACCACCGCGTCCTTCAGCGCTACACCTACATCTCCATGGTCGGCGCGCTGTTCCTCCTGCTGCTGCCGCTGGTGCCGGGCCTCGGCAAGAACCTCTACGGCGCCAAGATCTGGATCTCGGTCGCCGGATTCTCCATCCAGCCCGGTGAGTTCGCGAAGATCGTTCTCGCGGTCTTCTTCGCCGGCTACCTGATGGTCAAGCGCGACGCGCTCGCCCTGGCCAGCCGCCGCTTCATGGGCCTGTACCTGCCGCGCGGCCGCGACCTCGGCCCGATCCTCGTCGTCTGGGCGATGTCGATCCTCATCCTGGTCTTCGAGACCGACCTCGGTACGTCGCTGCTGTTCTTCGGAATGTTCGTCATCATGCTGTACGTCGCCACCGAGCGGACCAGCTGGATCGTCTTCGGTCTGCTGATGTCCGCGGTCGGCGCGGTCGGCGTGGCAAGCTTCGAGCCGCACATCCAGCAGCGTGTGGACGCCTGGCTCGACCCGATGCGCGAGTACATGCTCTCCCGCCAGGGCGTCGACGGCCACTCCGAACAGGCCATGCAGGCCCTTTGGGCGTTTGGCTCCGGCGGCACGCTCGGCACCGGCTGGGGCCAGGGCCACTCCGAGCTGATCCGGTTCGCCGCGAACTCAGACTTCATCCTCGCCACCTTCGGCGAGGAACTGGGCCTGGCCGGCGTCATGGCGGTCCTTCTCATCTACGCCCTGATCGTCGAGCGCGGCGTGCGCACCGCCCTCGCAGCCCGGGACCCCTTCGGCAAGCTCCTCGCCATCGGACTGTCCGGCGCCTTCGCCCTCCAGGTCTTCGTCGTCGCCGGCGGCGTCATGGGCCTGATCCCGCTCACCGGTATGACCATGCCGTTCCTGGCGTCCGGCGGCTCCTCCGTCATCGCCAACTGGGCCCTGATCGGCATCCTCATCCGCATCAGCGATACCGCGCGCCGCCCGGCCCCGGCACCCGCCCCCAACCCCGACGCCGAGATGACACAGGTGGTGCGCCCGTCATGA
- the pknB gene encoding Stk1 family PASTA domain-containing Ser/Thr kinase codes for MEEPRRLGGRYELGQVLGRGGMAEVYLAHDTRLGRTVAVKTLRADLARDPSFQARFRREAQSAASLNHPAIVAVYDTGEDYIDNVSIPYIVMEYVDGSTLRELLHSGRKLLPERSLEMTIGILQALEYSHRSGIVHRDIKPANVMLTRNGQVKVMDFGIARAMGDSGMTMTQTSAVIGTAQYLSPEQAKGEQVDARSDLYSTGCLLYELLTVRPPFVGDSPVAVAYQHVREEPQAPSVFDPEITPEMDAIVLKALTKDPNYRYQSADEMRVDIEACLDGQPVAATAAMGSVGYGGYPDDQPTTALRSSDAGATSMLPPMNPDDGGFGYDDRPDRRRQKKSNTSTILLVVAAVLVLVGAILIGKWIFDGEGVANTTTKAPSLVGLTLPEAEKLADNAEVKLKNTEEPCEDQVKGKICSQDPKGGTSVDKDSIVNVVVSTGAPKVAVPSVLGDDFEDAKSTLEGDKYEFVVKKVEEVSSETEGTVTGQDPELGEEVEKGSTITLTVAKAQEQSTVPDVAGSTCDEAKARMTENDLVGECTEVETQDPNQVGKVITTTPSAGQQADAGSKVNIQIGKAPANTQVQVPQIQGQKLKDAKKMLEDAGLVVGNITGSPNDDATVFSSNPTPGTTVNQGQTVDIVAVESGDDGGNGNGGIFGGVTGTSFRTED; via the coding sequence ATGGAAGAGCCGCGTCGCCTCGGCGGCCGGTACGAGCTGGGCCAGGTGCTCGGCCGTGGTGGCATGGCGGAGGTCTACCTCGCGCATGACACTCGCCTCGGCCGCACCGTGGCGGTGAAGACGCTGCGCGCGGATCTCGCGCGCGACCCGTCCTTCCAGGCCCGCTTCCGCCGGGAGGCCCAGTCGGCCGCCTCGCTCAACCACCCCGCGATCGTGGCGGTCTACGACACGGGCGAGGACTACATCGACAACGTGTCGATCCCGTACATCGTCATGGAGTACGTCGACGGCTCCACCCTGCGTGAGCTTCTGCACAGCGGCCGCAAGCTGCTGCCGGAGCGCTCCCTGGAGATGACGATCGGGATCCTCCAGGCCCTGGAGTACTCCCACCGCAGCGGCATCGTGCACCGCGACATCAAGCCGGCGAACGTCATGCTGACGCGCAACGGCCAGGTCAAGGTCATGGACTTCGGTATCGCCCGCGCCATGGGCGACTCCGGCATGACGATGACGCAGACCTCCGCGGTCATCGGCACGGCCCAGTACCTCTCACCGGAGCAGGCCAAGGGCGAGCAGGTCGACGCGAGATCGGACCTCTACTCCACCGGCTGTCTGCTCTACGAGCTGCTGACGGTACGGCCGCCCTTCGTGGGCGACTCCCCGGTGGCGGTGGCGTACCAGCACGTCCGCGAGGAACCCCAGGCCCCTTCGGTATTCGACCCCGAGATCACGCCCGAGATGGACGCGATCGTCCTGAAGGCGCTGACCAAGGACCCGAACTACCGCTACCAGTCCGCCGACGAGATGCGGGTCGACATCGAGGCCTGCCTCGACGGCCAGCCGGTCGCGGCCACAGCGGCGATGGGCTCGGTCGGCTACGGCGGCTACCCCGACGACCAGCCGACGACGGCCCTGCGCTCCTCGGACGCCGGCGCCACGTCGATGCTGCCGCCGATGAACCCGGACGACGGCGGCTTCGGCTACGACGACCGCCCCGACCGGCGCCGCCAGAAGAAGTCCAACACCTCCACAATCCTGTTGGTCGTGGCCGCGGTGCTGGTCCTGGTCGGCGCGATCCTGATCGGCAAGTGGATCTTCGACGGCGAAGGGGTGGCCAACACCACCACGAAGGCGCCTTCTTTGGTGGGCCTGACGCTGCCGGAGGCCGAGAAGCTGGCCGACAACGCGGAAGTGAAGCTGAAGAACACGGAAGAGCCCTGCGAGGACCAGGTCAAGGGCAAGATCTGCTCGCAGGACCCGAAGGGGGGCACGTCCGTCGACAAGGACTCCATTGTCAACGTGGTCGTCTCCACCGGCGCGCCGAAGGTGGCGGTGCCGAGTGTCCTCGGTGACGACTTCGAGGACGCCAAGTCGACGCTCGAGGGCGACAAGTACGAGTTCGTCGTCAAGAAGGTCGAGGAGGTGTCGTCGGAGACGGAGGGCACGGTCACGGGACAGGACCCCGAACTCGGCGAGGAGGTCGAGAAGGGCTCCACGATCACCCTCACCGTGGCCAAGGCGCAGGAGCAGTCGACGGTGCCGGACGTCGCCGGCTCGACCTGTGACGAGGCCAAGGCACGGATGACGGAGAACGACCTGGTGGGCGAGTGCACCGAGGTCGAGACCCAGGACCCGAACCAGGTGGGCAAGGTCATCACGACCACCCCGTCGGCCGGCCAGCAGGCCGACGCGGGCTCCAAGGTCAACATCCAGATCGGCAAGGCGCCCGCGAACACCCAGGTCCAGGTCCCGCAGATCCAGGGCCAGAAGCTCAAGGACGCCAAGAAGATGCTAGAGGACGCGGGCCTGGTCGTCGGCAACATCACCGGCTCCCCGAACGACGACGCCACCGTCTTCAGCTCGAACCCGACCCCGGGGACCACGGTCAACCAGGGTCAGACGGTCGACATCGTCGCCGTCGAGAGCGGGGACGACGGCGGCAACGGCAACGGCGGAATCTTCGGCGGCGTGACGGGAACGTCGTTCCGCACGGAGGACTGA
- a CDS encoding beta-ketoacyl-[acyl-carrier-protein] synthase family protein, with protein MAPHGDDVLVTGVGALTPLGANAAASWDGLLAGRSGVRALGADWPEELPVRIAGTVECDPAEAIGRVQARKLDRGEQLAVLAAREAWQDAGVPQVEPERLAVVVGTGIGGILSSLGQDDLYESSGMRRLSPFAVPMLMPNGPAAWVSMELGARAGARAPVSACASGAESIALGLDLIRAGRADVVVAGGTEATLHPFMIAAFAQMKALSVQGGDPAAVSRPFDAARSGFVIAEGAALVVLERARFARARGARVYGALAGAAVQSSAQHITASDAEGQVQAMRTALADAGVEARDIGHVHAHATSTPSGDLAEAEALAKVFGEEAAVTATKSMTGHMLGASGAFGALSTLLSLHHGVVPAVRNLDEQDPEVRLDVVSGENRTGTWDAALSNSFGFGGHNVSLVMKRA; from the coding sequence ATGGCCCCGCACGGTGACGACGTACTGGTGACAGGTGTGGGTGCGCTGACGCCGCTGGGCGCGAACGCCGCCGCGTCCTGGGACGGCCTGCTGGCCGGGCGCTCCGGTGTCCGCGCGCTCGGGGCCGACTGGCCCGAGGAGTTGCCGGTGCGGATCGCCGGCACCGTGGAGTGCGACCCGGCCGAAGCGATCGGCCGGGTGCAGGCCCGCAAGCTGGACCGGGGCGAGCAACTGGCCGTACTCGCCGCCCGCGAGGCCTGGCAGGACGCGGGCGTGCCGCAGGTCGAGCCGGAGCGCCTCGCCGTCGTCGTCGGCACCGGCATCGGCGGCATCCTCAGCTCACTGGGCCAGGACGACCTCTACGAGAGCTCGGGGATGCGGCGCCTGTCGCCGTTCGCCGTGCCGATGCTGATGCCCAACGGCCCGGCCGCGTGGGTCTCCATGGAGCTCGGCGCGCGGGCCGGCGCGCGCGCCCCCGTCAGTGCCTGTGCCTCCGGCGCCGAGTCGATCGCGCTGGGCCTGGACCTGATCCGGGCGGGCCGCGCGGATGTCGTCGTCGCGGGCGGTACGGAGGCCACCCTGCACCCGTTCATGATCGCGGCCTTCGCCCAGATGAAGGCGCTGTCCGTGCAGGGCGGCGACCCGGCCGCGGTGTCCCGTCCGTTCGACGCGGCCCGCTCCGGGTTCGTGATCGCCGAGGGCGCCGCCCTGGTCGTACTGGAACGCGCTCGGTTCGCCCGGGCGCGCGGGGCACGTGTCTACGGTGCGCTGGCGGGCGCCGCCGTGCAGTCCAGCGCCCAGCACATCACCGCCTCCGACGCGGAGGGCCAGGTGCAGGCGATGCGTACGGCGCTGGCCGACGCGGGCGTCGAGGCCCGTGACATCGGGCACGTCCACGCGCACGCCACCTCCACCCCGAGCGGTGACCTCGCCGAGGCCGAGGCGCTGGCGAAGGTCTTCGGCGAGGAGGCCGCGGTCACCGCCACCAAGTCCATGACGGGCCACATGCTCGGCGCCTCCGGCGCCTTCGGCGCCCTCTCCACACTCCTCTCCCTGCACCACGGCGTCGTCCCGGCGGTTCGCAACCTCGACGAGCAGGACCCCGAGGTCCGCCTGGACGTGGTGAGCGGCGAGAACCGCACCGGCACCTGGGACGCGGCCCTCTCCAACTCCTTCGGCTTCGGCGGCCACAACGTCAGCCTGGTGATGAAGCGCGCCTGA
- a CDS encoding peptidoglycan D,D-transpeptidase FtsI family protein has product MNKPLRRIAIFCGLLILTLLLRNNYLQYVKADELASDTENRRVNIERYSTPRGNIIVDGKAITGSVESESGDYKYKRTWTNGPMWAPVTGYSSQAFGANQLEKLEDGILTGNDDRLFFRNTLDMITGKSKEGGNVVTTLNAAAQKAAYEGLGDKKGAVAAIDPATGKILALVSTPSYDPSKFAGTSDKDAKAWSAVQKANNPDDPMLNRALRETYPPGSTFKVVTAAAALENGEVSGIDDATKTPDPYQLPETTGDPLTNQHGECKNATLRYALMVSCNTVFAKMADNVGNEKMIEQAEKFGYNNAELDTPVRASESVYPEDNAPQNAMDGIGQASNRATPLQMAMVASAVANDGKLMKPYMVDQLTSDLDTIATYEPEELSQAVSADTAQKLQEMMEAVVNDPQGTGSSAKIDGATVGGKTGTAQHGLNNSEKPYAWFISYAKLSDGSSPVAVAVVVEDGAANRDDISGGGLAGPIARDVMKAVIDSKK; this is encoded by the coding sequence ATGAACAAGCCCCTGCGCCGGATCGCGATCTTCTGCGGACTGTTGATCCTCACCCTGCTGCTGCGCAACAACTACCTGCAGTACGTCAAGGCTGACGAGCTGGCCAGCGACACCGAGAACCGCCGCGTCAACATTGAGCGCTACTCCACCCCGCGCGGCAACATCATCGTCGACGGCAAGGCCATCACCGGCTCCGTGGAGTCCGAGAGCGGCGACTACAAGTACAAGCGCACCTGGACCAACGGCCCCATGTGGGCGCCGGTCACCGGCTACTCCTCGCAGGCGTTCGGCGCCAACCAGCTGGAGAAGCTGGAGGACGGCATCCTCACCGGCAACGACGACCGGCTCTTCTTCCGCAACACCCTCGACATGATCACCGGCAAGTCGAAGGAGGGTGGCAATGTCGTCACCACCCTCAACGCCGCCGCGCAGAAGGCCGCGTACGAGGGGCTCGGCGACAAGAAGGGCGCCGTCGCCGCGATCGACCCGGCCACCGGCAAGATCCTGGCGCTGGTCTCCACACCGTCGTACGACCCCTCGAAGTTCGCCGGGACCTCCGACAAGGACGCCAAGGCCTGGAGCGCCGTACAGAAGGCGAACAACCCCGACGACCCGATGCTGAACCGGGCGCTGCGCGAGACCTACCCGCCGGGCTCCACCTTCAAGGTGGTCACCGCGGCCGCCGCGCTGGAGAACGGCGAGGTCTCGGGGATCGACGACGCCACCAAGACGCCGGACCCGTACCAGCTGCCGGAGACCACCGGAGACCCCCTCACCAACCAGCACGGTGAGTGCAAGAACGCCACCCTGCGGTACGCGCTCATGGTGTCCTGCAACACCGTCTTCGCGAAGATGGCCGACAACGTCGGCAACGAGAAGATGATCGAGCAGGCGGAGAAGTTCGGCTACAACAACGCCGAGCTGGACACCCCGGTCCGCGCCTCCGAGAGCGTCTACCCCGAGGACAACGCCCCGCAGAACGCCATGGACGGCATCGGCCAGGCCTCCAACCGGGCCACCCCGCTGCAGATGGCCATGGTCGCCTCGGCCGTCGCCAACGACGGCAAGCTGATGAAGCCGTACATGGTGGACCAGCTCACCTCGGACCTCGACACCATCGCGACCTATGAGCCCGAGGAGCTGTCCCAGGCAGTCTCCGCCGACACCGCGCAAAAGCTCCAGGAAATGATGGAGGCCGTCGTCAACGACCCGCAGGGCACCGGCTCCAGCGCGAAGATCGACGGGGCCACGGTCGGCGGCAAGACCGGTACCGCCCAGCACGGCCTGAACAACAGCGAGAAGCCGTACGCCTGGTTCATCTCCTACGCCAAGCTCAGCGACGGCAGCTCGCCGGTCGCCGTAGCGGTGGTCGTCGAGGACGGCGCGGCCAACCGTGACGACATCAGCGGCGGCGGTCTCGCCGGCCCGATCGCAAGGGACGTGATGAAGGCAGTCATCGACAGCAAGAAGTGA
- a CDS encoding expansin EXLX1 family cellulose-binding protein yields the protein MQTARQAARQRRRRRRLVVGGAVMLAVAGVLAGLVVALGSDDGTDAASVAVAPDVGRVSAAATTTPPAATSSPPPKRTPSPTASATTAAPRPSATKAPPTTPTAAASAASVGRIRPGTDYQGVATHYDAGNGDGACLFGPSDDLMIAAMNTTDYETSKACGAHVLVRAANGKSITVRITNECPLPCAPGQLDLSRQAFAKLADPVQGRIPITWSLLSPGTAETISLRYKTGSSRHWCGIQAIGHRNPVARLEVNTSGGWRQLTRTEYNYFLSADGAGCGGSIRVTDIYGERLTFDGIAIRPDAAQPTGRQFARH from the coding sequence ATGCAGACAGCGAGACAGGCCGCGCGGCAGCGGCGGCGCAGGCGCAGGTTGGTGGTGGGCGGCGCGGTGATGCTGGCCGTTGCGGGTGTTCTCGCCGGGCTGGTCGTGGCGCTGGGGTCCGACGACGGCACAGATGCGGCGTCGGTTGCGGTCGCGCCCGACGTCGGCCGGGTGAGCGCTGCGGCCACGACCACGCCCCCGGCCGCGACCAGCAGTCCGCCCCCGAAGAGAACTCCGTCCCCCACGGCCTCTGCGACCACCGCGGCGCCCCGCCCGTCAGCCACCAAGGCCCCGCCGACGACCCCCACCGCGGCAGCCTCGGCCGCCTCGGTGGGCCGGATCCGGCCCGGCACCGATTACCAGGGCGTCGCCACCCACTACGACGCCGGTAACGGCGACGGTGCCTGTCTCTTCGGGCCGAGCGACGACCTCATGATCGCGGCGATGAACACCACCGACTACGAGACGTCCAAGGCGTGCGGCGCCCATGTGCTGGTGCGCGCGGCGAACGGAAAGTCCATCACCGTCCGGATCACCAACGAGTGCCCGCTGCCCTGCGCGCCCGGCCAACTCGACCTCAGCAGACAGGCCTTCGCCAAGCTCGCCGATCCCGTGCAGGGCCGGATCCCGATCACCTGGAGCCTGCTGAGCCCCGGCACGGCCGAGACGATCTCCCTTCGCTACAAGACCGGGTCGAGCCGGCACTGGTGCGGCATCCAGGCGATCGGTCACCGCAATCCGGTGGCCCGTCTCGAGGTCAACACCTCCGGAGGATGGCGGCAGTTGACCCGTACCGAGTACAACTACTTCCTCTCCGCCGACGGCGCCGGATGCGGAGGTTCGATCAGGGTCACCGACATCTACGGGGAGCGGCTGACGTTCGACGGGATCGCGATCCGTCCCGATGCCGCGCAGCCGACCGGGCGGCAGTTCGCTCGGCACTGA
- a CDS encoding class E sortase yields MAATTEQQELTDTPASPRRRGTGRIAAAISVFGELLITAGLVLGLFVVYSLWWTNVIADRKADQQGDKVRDSWAQEEDGPVAFDSKNGIGFLHVPAMTGGEILVEKGTTSKILNDGVAGYYTDPVKATLPTSGKKGNFSLAAHRDGHGAKFHNIDKLEKGDPIVFETKDKWYVYKVYAALPETSKYNVKVLGPVPKESGKQKAGHYITLTTCTPVYTSRYRYIVWGELERVEKVDEQRTLPEELR; encoded by the coding sequence GTGGCAGCGACCACCGAGCAGCAAGAGCTGACGGACACCCCCGCCTCCCCGCGGCGCCGGGGCACCGGCCGGATCGCGGCGGCGATCAGCGTCTTCGGTGAACTCCTCATCACGGCGGGCCTGGTGCTGGGTCTGTTCGTCGTCTACTCCCTGTGGTGGACGAATGTCATCGCGGACCGCAAGGCGGATCAGCAGGGCGACAAGGTCCGTGACAGCTGGGCCCAGGAGGAGGACGGCCCGGTCGCGTTCGACTCCAAGAACGGCATCGGCTTTCTGCACGTCCCCGCGATGACCGGGGGCGAGATCCTGGTCGAGAAGGGCACGACGTCGAAGATCCTCAACGACGGCGTCGCCGGCTACTACACGGACCCGGTCAAGGCGACCTTGCCGACCTCCGGCAAGAAGGGCAACTTCTCCCTCGCCGCCCATCGCGACGGCCACGGCGCGAAGTTCCACAACATCGACAAGCTGGAGAAGGGCGACCCGATCGTCTTCGAGACGAAGGACAAGTGGTACGTCTACAAGGTCTACGCCGCGCTCCCGGAAACCTCGAAGTACAACGTCAAGGTCCTCGGCCCCGTCCCCAAGGAATCGGGCAAGCAGAAGGCGGGCCACTACATCACCCTGACGACCTGCACCCCGGTGTACACCTCCCGCTACCGCTACATCGTGTGGGGCGAACTGGAGCGCGTGGAGAAGGTGGACGAGCAGCGGACGCTGCCGGAGGAACTGCGCTAG